A region of the Strix aluco isolate bStrAlu1 chromosome 9, bStrAlu1.hap1, whole genome shotgun sequence genome:
AGAATTAGGAACACAGTTTAGAGCTCAAGAAGAACAATTCTACCAGCTTCTACTAGCTTACTTTATAGCTAAACTAGTAAACCTTCTAGTGTAACAGTTTAACTCTGTGCAGCTCATGAAGGGGCCAAGCTGCCAATAAAGGGTTTTGTGAGGTATCAAGTGTGAATACATTCAGGGAAATGAAAAAGGATAGGCACTGTTTGCTTTTGGTGAGCCTGCTACAGAGACACATCTATTGTGAAGGTAAGCCACCTGACTATCCATAGGAGTCTCACACAATTTAAAAACTTCTATGCCTCTGCATTGAGAAATAGGCAATTCCATGAGAAAGAGGAATTCATCAAGGAGTATACACTACAGGAGTTAAGTGCTCCTAATTAATGATTCAGTTGGTCTATTTAGTTGCCTACCTCAAGACGAGAGTAATTTTTAATCTTAGAAATATCTGTATCTCCTTAATGGTTGTAAGGGTAACCTGAATGACCAGGTATGATGTAGACGTGTTTATTTTCCCTGGCTGATCACACCCCAATGTCTTGTGCAAGCTCTCTATAGCAGCACAATATGAACATGTGAAACACTGCCAAGTCAGGGTTGTACCCTCCAATGTTACCCTTCTGTAACATTACTTTGCCTGTATGGTTTGGGCATCCGCTTCCAGTGCAAAAGCACAATGGTTAACATTAGTAGCGTAATGAATTCAATACAGCCTACTTCTGCAAATCTCTGTTTCTTGGAATGACTAAAATTCTTCTTTCTGTCCTGCTGAACAGGAGTATTTCACTAGACAAAGATCTTAATAAGAGGATTATGTTCTTTTTgtgtaaaatatttatgaaaaactTCTCTCATCTGTGTAAGCGGATACCACTGTTATGGGAACTGTGTGGTACTTGTTTGGGGAAAAGAAGCCAAACAACAGCCTCATCCAAAGAAACACGGGTGCCTCTGGATGGATTTAGCAGCTGGATGTAAAGTCTGTGTGATTTGTACAGTCTCTGCATACTAGTAGGATAAAGTTGAGTGTCCCAGTCCTAAAGAAAAATAGCAGAGCTAGCATTTGAACTGTTTTGCACATCAAAGAACTAGGTCTTGAATGCAGGTTGTATACACTGGCTTCCTGGAGTGCCTGCAATGGAATGGTACTTTAAAAGTCTTCTGAAGTAAAACTTTAGAGACTGCCTTTGTGATCGATGCTTAGACACGAACTTACTCAGAAAAGTTGCTATTGCTTCAACAGCTCCGTTGTACACTGCAGAGCTGTGAGAGGGGGCTCTGAAGTCCCACAGCACTTGGATGTAATTCAGAACCTGGTTAAAGCCTGCTGTAGCCAGAGCCCACCACAGGGACCAGTACAGAAGTTTCCTAGAGCTGTAGCAGTCCCTCAGGTCCCTGCCCAGCTGCACCAGTACTCTGAGCATGTGACTCTGGGGTTTGGGATTATCAGCCTGCTGCTCAGGTGCTGGTGCCCTGTCAGCAGATACAGAGCTCTTGTCCTCTTGGCAGCTCGGTGGCCCGTCGGCGCCGACTGTAGCCACAGCTCTATCTGGTCCAGGGAGAGTTTCTGAGATATCTTTCCTGTGGAAGAACATACTCTTTTGGGGCATTGGGAGGAAAAAGGAACACACAAATGCCAGGGACACAGAAGCCAAAGTGATGGCGTTAAGGTGAAAGTAGGATACACCTGCTAAGGAAaccagcagctgccccagcaccgCCGCAATGGTGGCTGCAACAAGAGTGATACTCCTGCAATAGCTCGTCACTCTCTGATAGTGATCGGTGCTGACGACACTGTAGATGTAGGCGTAATAGGCGACCTCGGTGGCTGTCACCATCCCATAGAAGAATTCCACCACCTGCATGGCCACCACTCCGTGTGCGAAGAGGAGCAAGAGCCACGTGACGATGAAGCTGATgccctggaggaggaggacgggcTTGTAGCGCACGTAGTCTGTAATCAGGAAGACTGGGAAAAGGAGTGCAAGGTAGGAGTATGTCCAGACTGGGAAAATCTGGTTGGTAACctagaagagaagagaaaatctCTCCGTTGTTATTCTTTGTGAAAGGaagttcatttattttaaatagcattgTAGGGGGAGGTGTTTGCTCTGAAGAGATTAATAAAACATATAACCACACTGAAGCATCATGTGACTGTTGAGCCAGCAAATGGATCTTAAATccattaaattgattttttattTATGCCATCTGCTGCAAATTGTAACCTTCCAAAGGTGGTTacagttgtgcttttttttggttATTATAGTTGTTTAAAAACTTTAAACAaagttttgcttctttatttttgctgctccatgtaaaagaaaagggagagtgAAACCATACCTCATCCATGGTCAGGTTTTTATCTGGTCCTGTTAGATAGGGTGTTAGGAAAGGTTCTGATGGTTTCATCATGTAGAAGAATCCATAGAGGCAGAGGATCACGGTGGGAAAAGTCCAGGTGTTGCTTTTCTCTTGCTTCCAGCAGCCCATGGCCTCTGCAGCAAAGCTGAGGAGGAAGTTTGTTAGAAGCATGATACTGCCCGTGCAAGCACAAAGATGTCTCGTAATTGACTTTTATTTTGTGGTTTCTAATGCTAAGGAGTGCTCTTTAGAGGCTGGCACTTggaatacatttttcttcataatgtTAAAGTGAACAGCTTTTCCTTACATTTGTCTGCTGTTTCTCCAAGAATGACTTGGAAGATGGGAGACAAATTACACCGTCATTCAATCTGCACTGATCAAGCTAACCACAGGAAAAGCCTTTCTAGACAAGTCACTGAAGACAGCTGAGCACTGAGATTTCACTTGACACCGTGACTGGTCACAGCCAAGCACCTTGTTGAATGACAAGTAACTAGTTCACAATTGCTACTTTTTCTCCTTCACTTCCTAGATGTGGATTGCTTTCCTGTTGCAGAAGAGTAATTCTGGAGCATAACAGATGAGACTTGCTAATGAATGCAGAAAGGATGTGAAGCCAGATCATCAGCTGGAATTAACTGCATCAGAAGTCCAGTTTGGATACAGACATCTTATTTTCAATCTATAAAAAACATCTGTGGGCACTAAAGGTAATAGTTCACACTAAAATGAAATGAAGCAGCTATTTTTGCTCTTGTCTCTAGCTCAGACTTATGGAATAAATTAGACTTTGGAACTCTGCTGTACAGAGCCCAGAGAGAAGTCAAAATGGGAGTAATGGGGGACACACAAAGGAAACAGACAATAAGTAATACTCCATATTTGTGTTGGTATAAGCAATGTCAGGAATCTAAACCTGTACAATTTATATCTTTTGGAGCCCTCTGGAGGGTGCTTGTTATATGCTGGGATTTCTATCACTCTGCTTTTGCCTACCTATTTACCTCCAGAGAACTTTTTTTCAGCCAAatgttttaatcttaaaaattaagtattttgccACCAGCGTTCTTCCTAAAACTTTTTTGTAAAGTTGAAGAAAGATCTCttccaaaacaaccaaaaatgtTCATGTACCTGTTGACTACACCACTCCAGACTGAGTGGGCAGAGGATTCTCTTATAGGGTGTGATATATAATGTATAAGACAGCAGGCATTATGCATCTTCTTTTCTAACTTCACACCATGATAGCACATTTTACTAATGGCCTGACGCACTAAGAAATGGGTGCAGATCAAAGGGAatttgaattatttcattttatgcatAATGGCTGAAACCACTAACATTACAGGATTTACAGCAGAAATGAACTTCACTCTGTCAGCTCTGCAGCGTGAACCACTAGAGGGCAAGATGACCCcagtaaaggaaaaatgtgtatTGGAGGAATGTTAGACACATTCGGAGTGCTCAAGGAAAGAAGCatttctgtccttcctttctcCCCAGTTGTTGTAACAGCTCCTGCTGCAGACATGGCTTTAGCAGGACCAGTTTCGGCCCTGCCCAGGATCACACTCACTTAGTCACCATAACATCCTCTCACTCTCCTTTCACCTGATAATCCTTAAAGCATTACAGCTCCCTAATGCCATGTGAATGCCTCATATGGTACTGAGAGGTCCTGAGAAAGGCATCaagaggaggagggatgaagaGCATCTCTAGCACTGTAATGAAGAACATTTGTAGAAGTTAGCTCTGTGATTTAGCCAGGTtacattttccccttcccagcctAGGTTCTCTGCTCCAGTCTGTTTCAGGTCTTGCCATGTTTGCTCCCCCCCCAGCCGGCTGCATGACACAAAGGCAGCAGGGTTTGTGGATCCTTTCAAAAGGTCCTGCACACTGGGAGGTGAGTGGGACAAACTGCTGTATTCCCAGGGCTTGCGGGGTGCTGTGTGCTGCACCTCTGATGCTGCCCATCTGTGGCAGGGCTGTGCCATCGTGCGTGGTAATTTCTGCTTTGAGTTATATACAGAAAAACTTtaggaaaatacagagaaactttaggaaaatacagaaaacatccCTCCAGTCCCAGCATATGCACTGTTTGCGGTTTTCTGTTAGACATGTACCTCTATTCTGTAGATTTACTCTTTAAGGCATGGGTGTTAGGCTGGCAGGTAAGTCAGATGAAAAGTTTCCCACCAGATTTAATCAGCTATGCAGGAAAAACCTGCCACTGGTGCTGAGCCGGGAAAGGCAGCAGGCTGAGGGCTTGCAGGGCAGCTGCTCTGCCCCTGGGGAGTGGGAGGTGAGCCCTGCTCTGCTGGCAGTGGGGTGTGCGCCCGCCTCACATCCCAGCCTTTCGCAGTCAGTGaagggctctgctgcagcccccGCTCAGCTCTGACGGCTGCTGGTATAATTGCTCCTTTCTGCATTGGTAACCACAAACTTCTGACAACGACATCTGTACCTTGGTGCTTAAGGGGGAGGGATCCAACTTGTTCCCACTCAGTCACCCCTTATGGTCAATTTGTCTTCTATAAATCTAGGTTTTTCTTAACTTTTGAGGAGATGGTGGGACGCCTTGGTGGTGTCCTGCATCAAGACAATTCTCTGTTTCTTGACTCCCCCATCAATTCTTGGTTAGTGCCGGAGCTGTCAG
Encoded here:
- the LOC141927360 gene encoding thiamine transporter 2-like, which codes for MGCWKQEKSNTWTFPTVILCLYGFFYMMKPSEPFLTPYLTGPDKNLTMDEVTNQIFPVWTYSYLALLFPVFLITDYVRYKPVLLLQGISFIVTWLLLLFAHGVVAMQVVEFFYGMVTATEVAYYAYIYSVVSTDHYQRVTSYCRSITLVAATIAAVLGQLLVSLAGVSYFHLNAITLASVSLAFVCSFFLPMPQKSMFFHRKDISETLPGPDRAVATVGADGPPSCQEDKSSVSADRAPAPEQQADNPKPQSHMLRVLVQLGRDLRDCYSSRKLLYWSLWWALATAGFNQVLNYIQVLWDFRAPSHSSAVYNGAVEAIATFLSSVTSFTVQYMKINWDLFGELSLGIFSAIDAGSLFLMHFTTNIWACYAGYLIFKACYMLLITITTFQIAVNLSMERYALMFGFNNFIALVIQTILTVVVVDSRGLGLDIVIQFLIYGSYFAVIAGIFLVRSIFMLVSSKCKRKTARSYKEHLNHAEHESKEQIVTDYTTRL